The Meleagris gallopavo isolate NT-WF06-2002-E0010 breed Aviagen turkey brand Nicholas breeding stock chromosome 10, Turkey_5.1, whole genome shotgun sequence genome contains a region encoding:
- the SSX2IP gene encoding afadin- and alpha-actinin-binding protein isoform X2: MNSQVLRLPLPSSKSMHSFFSAFCTEENIEQSISYLNRELTTLGFPSIYAESKGKELNLISIINCMNELLVLQHKNLRAQEEVEMQHLKLGSDMDHLQNCYAKLKEQLELSKREIVGLQERDRQLQSKNRNLHQLLKNEKDEVQKLQNIISSRATQYNHDMKRKEREYNKLKERLHQLVMNKKDKKIAMEVLNYVGRADGKRGAWRTDKTEARNEEQMYKVLLNDYEQRQKQLLLENAELKKVLQQMKKEIISLLPPQKQKPKERSEDGPVLSDLEEDIGELNKENMWELSCETVREQLTNSIRKQWRMLKNHVEKLDNQVSRVHSGAMNDKDVISREDHELETEKLELEIQQCKEMIKTQQQLLQQQLMSPCDDDTTLLLQDCYLLEERERLQEEWRLFQEQKKNFEKERRSFTEAAIRLGLERKAFEEDRGAWLKQQFLSMSIDYKHSENVTTPSAFIGTSDQDNRLVNSTSQQRKPHCMLSGPVSAESCQTSQYISHNSFNAALKKPAGDSKPNQWEESDKEETE; the protein is encoded by the exons ATGAACTCTCAAGTGCTACGCTTGCCACTGCCTTCATCCAAAAGCATGCACAGCTTTTTCAGTGCCTTCTGCACAGAAGAGAATATTGAACAGAGCATATCCTATCTCAACAGG GAATTGACAACACTGGGCTTTCCATCTATTTATGCGGAGTccaaaggaaaggaattaaaCTTAATATCAATCATAAATTGCATGAATGAATTGCTTGTACTGCAGCACAAGAACCTTCGAGCTCAGGAAGAAGTAGAAATGCAGCATCTGAAACTGGGTAGCGATATGGATCACTTACAGAACTGCTATGCTAAATTAAAG GAGCAGTTGGAGTTATCTAAAAGGGAAATAGTTGGCCTTCAGGAAAGAGACAGACAACTGCAAAGCAAGAACAGGAATTTGCACCAgttacttaaaaatgaaaaggatgaa GTTCAGAAGTTACAGAACATAATTTCAAGTAGAGCTACACAGTACAATCATGAtatgaagaggaaagagagagaatacAATAAACTAAAGGAACGCTTACATCAGTTGGTCATGaacaaaaaggacaaaaagataG CTATGGAAGTTCTAAATTATGTTGGTAGAGCTGATGGGAAGAGAGGTGCATGGAGGACTGATAAGACGGAAGCCAG aaatgaagaacaaatgTACAAAGTTCTGCTAAATGACTATGAGCAACGCCAAAAACAACTTTTATTGGAAAATGCTGAGCTGAAAAAAGTTCTTCagcaaatgaagaaagagattatttcacttcttccaccacagaaacaaaaacctaAAGAAAGGTCTGAAGATGGGCCA GTACTTTCAGACTTAGAGGAGGACATTGGAGAGTTAAATAAAGAGAATATGTGGGAACTGTCATGTGAAACTGTGCGAGAGCAGCTTACCAACAGCATTAGAAAACAGTGGAGAATGTTGAAAAATCATGTTGAAAAGCTGGATAACCAAG TGTCACGTGTGCATTCAGGAGCTATGAATGACAAAGATGTAATCTCGAGGGAAGACCATGAGCTGGAAACTGAAAAACTAGAGTTAGAAATTCAGCAATGTAAAGAAATGATCAAAACTCAGCAACAACTTTTACAG CAACAGCTTATGTCTCCATGTGATGACGACACCACTCTGTTACTACAGGACTGCTATTTGCTGGAAGAAAGAGAGCGTCTTCAGGAAGAATGGAGACTgtttcaagaacaaaaaaagaattttgagaAGGAACGAAGAAGTTTTACAGAAGCTGCTATTAGATTAGGACTAGAG agaaaagcatttgaagAAGATAGAGGAGCATGGTTGAAGCAACAGTTCTTAAGTATGTCTATTGATTACAAGCACTCTGAAAATGTGACAACTCCAAGTGCCTTCATAGGAA CTTCTGACCAAGACAATCGGCTAGTGAACTCAACGTCTCAGCAAAGAAAACCTCACTGTATGCTGAGTGGTCCTGTTTCAGCTGAATCCTGCCAGACTTCTCAGTATATTTCACATAACAG TTTcaatgctgcattaaaaaaacctGCTGGAGACAGCAAGCCAAATCAGTGGGAGGAAAGTGACAAGGAAGAAACTGAGTAA
- the SSX2IP gene encoding afadin- and alpha-actinin-binding protein isoform X1, with the protein MGDWKTVTVPVLSSDSKNIFQYTSEKKISPPNMNSQVLRLPLPSSKSMHSFFSAFCTEENIEQSISYLNRELTTLGFPSIYAESKGKELNLISIINCMNELLVLQHKNLRAQEEVEMQHLKLGSDMDHLQNCYAKLKEQLELSKREIVGLQERDRQLQSKNRNLHQLLKNEKDEVQKLQNIISSRATQYNHDMKRKEREYNKLKERLHQLVMNKKDKKIAMEVLNYVGRADGKRGAWRTDKTEARNEEQMYKVLLNDYEQRQKQLLLENAELKKVLQQMKKEIISLLPPQKQKPKERSEDGPVLSDLEEDIGELNKENMWELSCETVREQLTNSIRKQWRMLKNHVEKLDNQVSRVHSGAMNDKDVISREDHELETEKLELEIQQCKEMIKTQQQLLQQQLMSPCDDDTTLLLQDCYLLEERERLQEEWRLFQEQKKNFEKERRSFTEAAIRLGLERKAFEEDRGAWLKQQFLSMSIDYKHSENVTTPSAFIGTSDQDNRLVNSTSQQRKPHCMLSGPVSAESCQTSQYISHNSFNAALKKPAGDSKPNQWEESDKEETE; encoded by the exons ATGGGAGATTGGAAGACTGTAACTGTGCCAGTGCTGTCATCAG atagcaaaaatatatttcaatataCCTCAGAGAAAAAGATATCTCCCCCAAACATGAACTCTCAAGTGCTACGCTTGCCACTGCCTTCATCCAAAAGCATGCACAGCTTTTTCAGTGCCTTCTGCACAGAAGAGAATATTGAACAGAGCATATCCTATCTCAACAGG GAATTGACAACACTGGGCTTTCCATCTATTTATGCGGAGTccaaaggaaaggaattaaaCTTAATATCAATCATAAATTGCATGAATGAATTGCTTGTACTGCAGCACAAGAACCTTCGAGCTCAGGAAGAAGTAGAAATGCAGCATCTGAAACTGGGTAGCGATATGGATCACTTACAGAACTGCTATGCTAAATTAAAG GAGCAGTTGGAGTTATCTAAAAGGGAAATAGTTGGCCTTCAGGAAAGAGACAGACAACTGCAAAGCAAGAACAGGAATTTGCACCAgttacttaaaaatgaaaaggatgaa GTTCAGAAGTTACAGAACATAATTTCAAGTAGAGCTACACAGTACAATCATGAtatgaagaggaaagagagagaatacAATAAACTAAAGGAACGCTTACATCAGTTGGTCATGaacaaaaaggacaaaaagataG CTATGGAAGTTCTAAATTATGTTGGTAGAGCTGATGGGAAGAGAGGTGCATGGAGGACTGATAAGACGGAAGCCAG aaatgaagaacaaatgTACAAAGTTCTGCTAAATGACTATGAGCAACGCCAAAAACAACTTTTATTGGAAAATGCTGAGCTGAAAAAAGTTCTTCagcaaatgaagaaagagattatttcacttcttccaccacagaaacaaaaacctaAAGAAAGGTCTGAAGATGGGCCA GTACTTTCAGACTTAGAGGAGGACATTGGAGAGTTAAATAAAGAGAATATGTGGGAACTGTCATGTGAAACTGTGCGAGAGCAGCTTACCAACAGCATTAGAAAACAGTGGAGAATGTTGAAAAATCATGTTGAAAAGCTGGATAACCAAG TGTCACGTGTGCATTCAGGAGCTATGAATGACAAAGATGTAATCTCGAGGGAAGACCATGAGCTGGAAACTGAAAAACTAGAGTTAGAAATTCAGCAATGTAAAGAAATGATCAAAACTCAGCAACAACTTTTACAG CAACAGCTTATGTCTCCATGTGATGACGACACCACTCTGTTACTACAGGACTGCTATTTGCTGGAAGAAAGAGAGCGTCTTCAGGAAGAATGGAGACTgtttcaagaacaaaaaaagaattttgagaAGGAACGAAGAAGTTTTACAGAAGCTGCTATTAGATTAGGACTAGAG agaaaagcatttgaagAAGATAGAGGAGCATGGTTGAAGCAACAGTTCTTAAGTATGTCTATTGATTACAAGCACTCTGAAAATGTGACAACTCCAAGTGCCTTCATAGGAA CTTCTGACCAAGACAATCGGCTAGTGAACTCAACGTCTCAGCAAAGAAAACCTCACTGTATGCTGAGTGGTCCTGTTTCAGCTGAATCCTGCCAGACTTCTCAGTATATTTCACATAACAG TTTcaatgctgcattaaaaaaacctGCTGGAGACAGCAAGCCAAATCAGTGGGAGGAAAGTGACAAGGAAGAAACTGAGTAA